Proteins found in one Triticum aestivum cultivar Chinese Spring chromosome 4D, IWGSC CS RefSeq v2.1, whole genome shotgun sequence genomic segment:
- the LOC123096811 gene encoding uncharacterized protein LOC123096811 isoform 2 (isoform 2 is encoded by transcript variant 2): MDEKPYDGEVLTRRVEELQRERDELRKDIEQLCMQQAGPGYVSVATRMLSQRTTALEQDIEILQKKLSGCLRENQNLQEELAEAYRVKSQLADLYGAELSKTKELEQQVRFFQSSVAQAFAERDGSLLECEKAKEREEAGLKMCATFEERTREYQTAMEDQKRLNDALQMELTELKAHTESSLNVIKKFYEVRSRECECPSNITFEEKCSILLDDSADSWSFNLDGETSTSKYIASLEQENESLKAKISKLQSNLRMSFEIEQHLQRNVRTLEKKQALNDDLMRDGLSALQKVYTHQRAEIMKILEEESLLLSTAVNEIQDKLTQICINAEIIGNPVEKMQCCDSSCKDVHVTMDIGPETIPKGDVPTGYSTTFDDSKALAQTLQEKMEALMLFSQEQERYLLEKQKNQAIIEDLQKNLSQVKDEKVKVLMELAKLKEAYLLKCSTANDGHGIVDTPKITSGHDQQGMLKTILNRTSLRQWIKKENNTGHESSRGNDQTVCRGCSVDLSRMKVENATLLESVATMEHLTSLVHRLHRVLMKVYDDVKSGCSLESSYEALSSLITEANLMRTALGVVLPVSWSGDSSGGITSGSPKSSKSEKADPLGSASMEMLELLILAADILRESFMFKK; encoded by the exons ATGGATGAGAAGCCATACGATGGTGAGGTATTAACTCGTCGAGTTGAAGAACTCCAGCGGG AACGTGATGAACTGAGAAAAGATATCGAGCAATTGTGTATGCAACAAGCTGGGCCTGGTTATGTTTCTGTTGCAACTCGAATGCTTTCTCAGAG GACAACAGCTCTGGAGCAGGATATTGAGATCCTTCAGAAGAAGTTAAGTGGATGCTTAAGAGAGAACCAAAATTTGCAAGAGGAGCTTGCTGAGGCTTATCGAGTTAAG AGCCAGCTTGCTGATTTATATGGTGCTGAGCTATCAAAG ACCAAGGAGCTAGAGCAGCAAGTGAGGTTTTTCCAGAGCAGCGTTGCTCAAGCATTTGCTGAACGAGATGGTTCATTGTTGGAG TGTGAGAAAGCAAAGGAGCGAGAAGAAGCAGGGTTAAAAATGTGCGCTACCTTTGAGGAAAG GACGAGAGAATATCAAACTGCAATGGAAGATCAGAAACGTTTGAACGATGCCCTGCAAATGGAGTTGACAGAACTAAAAGCGCATACAGAATCTTCCTTGAAT GTTATTAAAAAATTCTATGAAGTTCGTTCGAGGGAATGTGAATGCCCTTCAAACATTACTTTTGAAGAGAAATGCTCAATTCTTCTAGATGATTCTGCTGACAGTTGGAGTTTCAACCTGGATGGCGAAACCTCAACTTCGAAGTACATT GCATCTCTAGAACAGGAGAATGAGTCGCTTAAAGCTAAAATATCTAAGCTGCAAAGCAATCTAAGAATG AGTTTCGAAATTGAACAGCACTTGCAAAGAAATGTACGAACACTGGAAAAGAAACAG GCACTCAATGATGATCTTATGAGAGATGGTCTGTCAGCTCTTCAAAAAGTCTATACACATCAAAGGGCTGAAATTATGAAAATATTGGAAGAAGAATCACTTCTGTTAAGCACGGCTGTTAATGAGATTCAAGACAAGTTAACTCAAATTTGCATCAATGCTGAGATCATTGGTAACCCTGTTGAGAAGATGCAATGCTGTGACAGTAGTTGTAAAGACGTGCATGTTACTATGGATATTGGCCCTGAAACCATCCCCAAG GGTGATGTTCCTACAGGTTATTCTACAACATTTGATGATTCAAAAGCACTTGCTCAAACTTTGCAGGAGAAG ATGGAGGCGCTTATGCTTTTCTCACAGGAACAAGAAAGATACCTGTTGGAAAAACAGAAGAACCAAGCTATTATAGAGGACCTTCAGAAGAACTTATCTCAA GTTAAAGATGAAAAGGTGAAGGTCCTGATGGAGTTAGCAAAACTGAAAGAAGCTTATCTCCTGAAATG CTCTACTGCAAATGATGGTCATGGTATTGTTGATACTCCAAAAATCACTTCTGGGCATGACCAACAAGGGATGCTGAAGACTATTCTTAACAGAACATCTCTAAGACAATggataaaaaaggaaaataatactGGGCATGAGAGCTCTCGTGGAAATGATCAGACAGTGTGTAGAGGGTGCTCAGTAGATCTATCAAG GATGAAAGTTGAAAATGCTACCCTTTTGGAAAGTGTTGCTACTATGGAACATCTCACTTCTTTGGTTCATAGGCTGCACAGAGTGCTTATGAAG GTATATGATGATGTCAAATCCGGCTGTTCTTTGGAGAGTAGTTATGAAGCACTGAGCAGTCTTATAACAGAAGCGAACCTTATGAGAACGGCTCTGGGCGTCGTTCTCCCAGTAAGCTGGTCAGGGGATTCATCAGGTGGTATCACTTCAGGCTCGCCTAAATCAT
- the LOC123096811 gene encoding uncharacterized protein LOC123096811 isoform 1 (isoform 1 is encoded by transcript variant 1): MDEKPYDGEVLTRRVEELQRERDELRKDIEQLCMQQAGPGYVSVATRMLSQRTTALEQDIEILQKKLSGCLRENQNLQEELAEAYRVKSQLADLYGAELSKTKELEQQVRFFQSSVAQAFAERDGSLLECEKAKEREEAGLKMCATFEERTREYQTAMEDQKRLNDALQMELTELKAHTESSLNVIKKFYEVRSRECECPSNITFEEKCSILLDDSADSWSFNLDGETSTSKYIASLEQENESLKAKISKLQSNLRMSFEIEQHLQRNVRTLEKKQALNDDLMRDGLSALQKVYTHQRAEIMKILEEESLLLSTAVNEIQDKLTQICINAEIIGNPVEKMQCCDSSCKDVHVTMDIGPETIPKGDVPTGYSTTFDDSKALAQTLQEKMEALMLFSQEQERYLLEKQKNQAIIEDLQKNLSQVKDEKVKVLMELAKLKEAYLLKCSSTANDGHGIVDTPKITSGHDQQGMLKTILNRTSLRQWIKKENNTGHESSRGNDQTVCRGCSVDLSRMKVENATLLESVATMEHLTSLVHRLHRVLMKVYDDVKSGCSLESSYEALSSLITEANLMRTALGVVLPVSWSGDSSGGITSGSPKSSKSEKADPLGSASMEMLELLILAADILRESFMFKK, encoded by the exons ATGGATGAGAAGCCATACGATGGTGAGGTATTAACTCGTCGAGTTGAAGAACTCCAGCGGG AACGTGATGAACTGAGAAAAGATATCGAGCAATTGTGTATGCAACAAGCTGGGCCTGGTTATGTTTCTGTTGCAACTCGAATGCTTTCTCAGAG GACAACAGCTCTGGAGCAGGATATTGAGATCCTTCAGAAGAAGTTAAGTGGATGCTTAAGAGAGAACCAAAATTTGCAAGAGGAGCTTGCTGAGGCTTATCGAGTTAAG AGCCAGCTTGCTGATTTATATGGTGCTGAGCTATCAAAG ACCAAGGAGCTAGAGCAGCAAGTGAGGTTTTTCCAGAGCAGCGTTGCTCAAGCATTTGCTGAACGAGATGGTTCATTGTTGGAG TGTGAGAAAGCAAAGGAGCGAGAAGAAGCAGGGTTAAAAATGTGCGCTACCTTTGAGGAAAG GACGAGAGAATATCAAACTGCAATGGAAGATCAGAAACGTTTGAACGATGCCCTGCAAATGGAGTTGACAGAACTAAAAGCGCATACAGAATCTTCCTTGAAT GTTATTAAAAAATTCTATGAAGTTCGTTCGAGGGAATGTGAATGCCCTTCAAACATTACTTTTGAAGAGAAATGCTCAATTCTTCTAGATGATTCTGCTGACAGTTGGAGTTTCAACCTGGATGGCGAAACCTCAACTTCGAAGTACATT GCATCTCTAGAACAGGAGAATGAGTCGCTTAAAGCTAAAATATCTAAGCTGCAAAGCAATCTAAGAATG AGTTTCGAAATTGAACAGCACTTGCAAAGAAATGTACGAACACTGGAAAAGAAACAG GCACTCAATGATGATCTTATGAGAGATGGTCTGTCAGCTCTTCAAAAAGTCTATACACATCAAAGGGCTGAAATTATGAAAATATTGGAAGAAGAATCACTTCTGTTAAGCACGGCTGTTAATGAGATTCAAGACAAGTTAACTCAAATTTGCATCAATGCTGAGATCATTGGTAACCCTGTTGAGAAGATGCAATGCTGTGACAGTAGTTGTAAAGACGTGCATGTTACTATGGATATTGGCCCTGAAACCATCCCCAAG GGTGATGTTCCTACAGGTTATTCTACAACATTTGATGATTCAAAAGCACTTGCTCAAACTTTGCAGGAGAAG ATGGAGGCGCTTATGCTTTTCTCACAGGAACAAGAAAGATACCTGTTGGAAAAACAGAAGAACCAAGCTATTATAGAGGACCTTCAGAAGAACTTATCTCAA GTTAAAGATGAAAAGGTGAAGGTCCTGATGGAGTTAGCAAAACTGAAAGAAGCTTATCTCCTGAAATG CAGCTCTACTGCAAATGATGGTCATGGTATTGTTGATACTCCAAAAATCACTTCTGGGCATGACCAACAAGGGATGCTGAAGACTATTCTTAACAGAACATCTCTAAGACAATggataaaaaaggaaaataatactGGGCATGAGAGCTCTCGTGGAAATGATCAGACAGTGTGTAGAGGGTGCTCAGTAGATCTATCAAG GATGAAAGTTGAAAATGCTACCCTTTTGGAAAGTGTTGCTACTATGGAACATCTCACTTCTTTGGTTCATAGGCTGCACAGAGTGCTTATGAAG GTATATGATGATGTCAAATCCGGCTGTTCTTTGGAGAGTAGTTATGAAGCACTGAGCAGTCTTATAACAGAAGCGAACCTTATGAGAACGGCTCTGGGCGTCGTTCTCCCAGTAAGCTGGTCAGGGGATTCATCAGGTGGTATCACTTCAGGCTCGCCTAAATCAT